A window of the Lactuca sativa cultivar Salinas chromosome 7, Lsat_Salinas_v11, whole genome shotgun sequence genome harbors these coding sequences:
- the LOC128127363 gene encoding uncharacterized mitochondrial protein AtMg00810-like, whose translation MVVTSDDLDEQAALQSYLSQEFEMKDLGPLKYFLGIEVSRSKAGILLSQRKYTLDMLQETGMSGCKPSDTPMIEGLKLKNEERDVPTDKKRRYQRLVVRLIYLGHTHPDIAHTLSVIS comes from the coding sequence atggtGGTTACTAGTGATGATCTGGATGAACAAGCAGCTCTACAAAGTTACTTGTCTCAAGAGTTTGAAATGAAAGACCTTGGGCCTCTAAAATACTTTCTTGGGATTGAAGTATCCAGATCCAAAGCTGGAATCTTATTATCCCAAAGAAAATATACCTTGGATATGTTACAAGAAACTGGCATGTCAGGTTGTAAACCATCAGATACTCCAATGATTGAAGGTTTAAAACTTAAGAATGAGGAAAGAGATGTTCCAACCGATAAGAAGAGGAGGTATCAAAGACTGGTGGTGAGATTGATATATCTAGGCCACACTCATCCTGATATTGCACATACATTAAGTGTAATTAGCTAG